The following proteins are encoded in a genomic region of Paenibacillus sp. FSL R7-0273:
- a CDS encoding MMPL family transporter codes for MAKLLYRLGFWSAKNRIKVILGTIAVMLISSIVAMSMGPKLNEETTIPGLESIQTMGRMYQEFPSMNGQGKETQLVMKAKDNETLSSEANKQLISAELKEVAMDPEVSSVVSPYDNQSLNADGTIGYATITYRPGVEVTEVSKEYVLEAAEGLRNAGLQAEVTGNGYVSMEIGGATEGIGVLIALVVLTFAFGSFLTGIIPILTAVIGLGTGVMLIIMGSNFLETPSFALSLASMIGLAVGIDYALFIISRYRQQLAQGFERREAIAIANGTAGSAVVFAGVTVIIGLAGMSVVGIPFLTAMGLAAALCILVAVLIAIITVPAVLSAMGGLIKAKRAKRSERSVTHLKKKNRGDKWGRLVTARPWLTVLLGTALLAILSVPFMHMETGTMDDGLKSTTMTERRAYDLMSEAYGIGYHNPLMILAKTDGSPEAEANLAKTVEQLKTYPNIGTVTPAVTGASGNVSLINVIPATGHADIETVDLVKTIRSHAAEIAQQNHVELSVTGSTAINIDISQKLNEALPEFCLIIVGLAFVLLVMVFRSILVPIKAVLGFVLSLGATLGFITYVVQDGHFQNLFGFSGESLVLNFLPIMVVGILFGLAMDYEVFLVSRMREDFKKNGDAKKSVLAGIRHSGGVVTAAGLIMISVFAGFMMTTDPSIKVMSFALLFGVLFDAFIVRLLIVPGVMTLLGKSAWYLPKWLDRLLPNLDVEGEEVMKEVEKKYQHTTQSATDFYEAIQ; via the coding sequence ATGGCTAAATTGTTATATCGGCTGGGCTTCTGGTCAGCCAAGAATCGAATCAAGGTAATTCTGGGAACGATAGCGGTCATGCTGATTTCTTCGATAGTGGCGATGTCCATGGGGCCGAAGCTTAACGAAGAAACGACGATTCCTGGTCTGGAATCAATCCAGACAATGGGACGAATGTATCAGGAATTCCCTTCCATGAACGGCCAAGGCAAGGAAACTCAGCTGGTAATGAAAGCGAAGGATAATGAAACCTTATCATCAGAGGCAAACAAGCAGCTGATTTCCGCCGAGCTTAAGGAAGTGGCGATGGACCCTGAGGTATCATCAGTTGTCAGTCCTTATGATAATCAATCATTGAATGCCGATGGCACTATCGGTTATGCCACGATTACTTATCGTCCAGGTGTTGAGGTTACAGAGGTCTCGAAGGAATATGTGCTGGAAGCGGCTGAAGGTTTACGGAATGCCGGCCTGCAGGCGGAAGTAACCGGAAACGGTTATGTATCAATGGAGATCGGTGGAGCTACTGAAGGTATCGGCGTCCTGATAGCTCTTGTTGTTCTCACCTTTGCTTTCGGATCGTTCCTGACAGGGATTATTCCAATTCTGACAGCAGTTATTGGTCTGGGAACAGGTGTTATGCTGATCATAATGGGCTCCAACTTCTTAGAGACCCCTTCATTCGCCTTATCGCTTGCCAGCATGATTGGTCTGGCAGTAGGCATAGATTACGCGCTGTTCATTATTTCCAGATACCGTCAGCAACTGGCCCAGGGCTTTGAGCGGAGAGAAGCCATTGCAATTGCCAACGGCACGGCAGGGAGCGCAGTCGTATTTGCCGGAGTTACAGTGATTATCGGTCTTGCCGGGATGAGTGTTGTAGGTATTCCGTTCCTTACGGCAATGGGGCTGGCTGCTGCACTATGTATTCTGGTAGCTGTCTTAATTGCAATTATCACAGTTCCTGCGGTTCTCTCCGCTATGGGCGGATTAATCAAGGCCAAGCGGGCTAAGCGTTCTGAAAGAAGCGTTACTCATCTCAAAAAGAAGAATCGCGGAGATAAATGGGGAAGACTGGTTACGGCACGTCCTTGGTTGACTGTCCTCTTGGGTACTGCACTGCTCGCAATCTTATCCGTTCCATTTATGCATATGGAGACTGGGACTATGGACGATGGGCTAAAGTCGACAACTATGACCGAGCGCCGGGCATATGATCTGATGTCAGAGGCTTACGGTATCGGTTATCATAATCCGCTAATGATTCTTGCCAAGACAGACGGCAGTCCGGAAGCTGAAGCTAATCTGGCCAAGACGGTAGAGCAGCTCAAAACCTATCCGAACATCGGCACCGTTACTCCGGCTGTAACAGGTGCTTCGGGAAATGTTTCATTGATCAATGTTATCCCGGCTACCGGACATGCAGATATTGAAACGGTGGATTTGGTCAAGACGATTCGCAGTCATGCAGCGGAAATTGCACAACAGAACCATGTGGAGCTGAGTGTCACCGGCAGCACAGCCATTAATATAGACATCTCCCAGAAGCTTAATGAGGCATTGCCTGAATTTTGCCTAATCATAGTAGGTCTGGCATTTGTTCTGTTAGTTATGGTGTTTCGTTCGATTTTGGTTCCGATCAAAGCGGTTCTTGGTTTTGTTCTCTCTCTTGGAGCTACTTTGGGATTCATAACTTATGTTGTGCAGGACGGTCATTTCCAGAATCTGTTCGGCTTCAGCGGAGAATCCCTTGTACTTAACTTTCTCCCTATCATGGTTGTAGGTATTCTGTTTGGTCTGGCAATGGACTATGAGGTCTTCCTGGTCAGCCGGATGCGTGAAGACTTCAAAAAGAACGGGGATGCCAAAAAATCAGTGCTTGCCGGAATCCGTCACAGCGGCGGTGTCGTTACGGCGGCAGGTCTGATTATGATCTCGGTATTTGCCGGATTTATGATGACAACCGATCCAAGTATTAAAGTTATGAGTTTTGCGCTTCTATTCGGGGTATTGTTTGACGCCTTTATCGTGCGTCTGCTTATTGTCCCGGGTGTGATGACATTGCTGGGCAAATCAGCCTGGTACCTGCCGAAGTGGCTGGACCGCCTTCTGCCGAATCTGGATGTTGAAGGTGAGGAAGTGATGAAGGAAGTGGAGAAAAAATATCAGCACACCACACAATCTGCTACGGATTTCTATGAAGCCATTCAATAA